Part of the uncultured Desulfobacter sp. genome, GGAGAAGCAAAGTCATTTGATATTTCTAAATTGGCGGTATGGGATGCTTATATCCGGGTAAAACGCAATGATGGCGGAGCCGGTGTGGATGCAGTAAGCCTTGAGATGTTTGAGGAAGATCTTGAGAACAATCTTTACAAGATCTGGAACAGGATGTCCTCGGGGAGCTATTTCCCACCTCCTGTCCGAACAGTCTTGATACCCAAATCGGGCGGAACACGGACCCTTGGCATTCCAACCGTAGCTGACCGAATTGCACAGATGACAGTCAAATTGTATCTGGAGCCGGAATTGGAACCGGTATTTGATGAAGATTCCTACGGGTATCGTCCGGGGAAATCTGCATTGGATGCACTCAATGCAACACGTAGTCGTTGCTGGCAGTTTGATTGGGTTTTGGATCTTGATATCAAAGGCTTCTTTGATAGCATTGATCATGATCTGATGATGAAAGCGGTATGTTTTCATACGAATTGCAAATGGATACGGCTTTACATTGAGCGGTGGTTGAAAGCACCGGCGCAAATGCAGAATGGTAAACAGATGGCGCGGCATCTCGGCACACCGCAGGGTGGGGTCATCAGTCCTTTGTTGGCCAATCTGTTTCTGCATTATGCATTTGATGCATGGATGAGAAGAACCTATCCCGGTGTACCATTCGAAAGATATGCCGATGATATCGTTATTCATTGCAAGTCTGAAGAACAGACATTGGCCATCCACCGAAAGCTGAAAAAACGGATGACAGCCTGCAAACTGGAACTTCACCCAGAGAAAACAAAGATCGCTTATTGCAAGGACGCCAATCGGCCTGGCAATTATGACACGGTCAGTTTTGATTTTCTTGGGTATACCTTCCGGCCGCGCATGTCCAAGAATCGATGGGGGAAATATTTTGTTAACTTTTCCCCCGCCATCTCCCGGAAGGCGGTGGTGCGAATTTTTGGTGTCATACGTGACTGGCAGTGCAATAGCCGGACACCTATGGACTTGGAGGATCTTGCAGAATTTGCAAATCCAGCAATTCAGGGATGGATCAACTACTATGGAAGATTCTGTCCATCGGCTCTGCACAACCTGATGATGCATTTAAACCAGAAGCTTGTGAAATGGGCCATGAGGAAATACAAACGGTTTAGATTTCATGAAAAGAGAGCAACACATTGGCTGGGAAGAATCGCACACCGTGAGCCTGGCATGTTTGTTCACTGGAGATTTGGATATAAACCATCGACTGGACAATAAGAGCCGTATGAATCGAGAGGTTCACGTACGGTTCTGTGAGAGCCTGAGGGGAAAGGTCCCTCGGGCTACTTGACTATACATTTTAATCCTCCATATCATTTAATGATTAAACTTGAAGTACTTCCGGCAGCTACCTTGCGCGTGGATTTGATCAAGTCACTTCAGGCACAGCTTTGACCACTGTGAATTTATCTTTTTGACAATCAGGCAAGAAATGTGCAACTCCATAATGGGCAGCTCCAATGAGACCGGCTTTAGGGGTTGTAATCACATGCAGCGGGATTTCTTTTATCAGGCTGCTCATTCGCCCCTTATGATAAAAAGCCTGCAGGAACGCTTTTTCCTTTAAAAAAGACAACACCCTTTCAGGAAGTCCCCCACCCAGATAGACGCCTCCCCTGGCCAACATCCGCAATCCAAGATTTCCGGCTTCCGCTCCTAAAATAGCTGCGAAAAGAGTGATGGTTTTCACACATATCCGGCATTGTTTACCCGTATTAAGGGCGGTCTTTATGATCACCGGAACCGGGTCCTTTCCTGCGGATTCGAATTCTTTGGTCAGCCAGATTGGCTCTTTTTCATACTTTTGGTCTTTGAAAAATCGGTAAATATTATAGATGCCTTGTCCCGAACAGACTCTTTCGTAACTAACATGGCCGTATTTTTTTTGTAAATACGCAAACAGATCGCACTCGATCTTGCTATTGGGGGCAAAATCACCATGGCCGCCTTCGGAGGCAAAGGAGTTGTAAGTCACTCCATCCCATATTAAAAAAGATTCGCCAAGGCCTGACCCCGGTGCAATGATCGCCTTGTTTCCCTTACCCTCTTTTTTTCCGGCACTCAGCGTAAAAATGTCTTTGGATTTAAGCTCGGGCAACGCATAGGCGGTGGCCTGAAGATCATTGACGAGCCTAACCGTCGTGAGATTCAAATCCCTCTGTATTTTTTTTTCATCCAAGACCCATGGAAGGTTGGTTATTTGAGCCCTGCCGTTATAAACGGGACCGGGAACCCCAAACACACAAAAACTTAGATCGACCTTCCGGCCGGATAAAAAATTGGGGATCAATGCTTCAATGCCTGAAAAATCAGCCGTTCTGAATTGAACCAGTGGTGAGTTAGCAACCAAACGCCCGGGAAACGTGTACAGGCATATATTTGTTTTGGTGGCACCGATATCGGCGGCAAGAAAGACAGGATGATTCATCTTATCTTCCGTGGGCTGCCGCTCTAATTTTATCAAAAAATGGGGTTTGCTTTAATTTAATGCATTCAGCCGCGTATAAATACATGGCCGCAGACCACGTCTGCCAATCCTGTCCTTTGGGTTTACCATCCTGGGCTTTAAACCATTCATTGAACCCGAAATTCACTTTGGCGATCCGGGCTGGCTGTATCAATCGGGTCAGGGCTTCAAACTTTTTTTCGGCAAGTTTGTGTCGGCCTGCTGTCGTTAACGCGGCAATATAAAATCCACAGACAAAAGGCCAGATCCCGCCGTTATGGTAATCTCCGGGAAGGTTGAATTTTGTATACCGATGCCGCCAGTCATCATCGCCCGGATGAATATACGGGAAAAAATTAGGTGGCAAATCAACGGCCAGATCTCCATTGCTTCTTAGTTTTTGACACGTTTCTTCTATCCAGGAAATAATTTGTAACGATCTTGACGGTGATGCAATCCCCGAAAGAATGGCCAGGCTGTTTCCTAAAAGGTCAAACCGTTCGCTATTGTACATTTTATAGGACCAGAGGGCATAGTAAGGTTTAAATTTTATTCTCAAACCACCCTCTTTGTCACGCTTGCCGTCCTCTTCTTTTATGGAAAGACGCGCGGTCATCCTTTTTTTTAATACGCCTGCCTGATCATCCAGGCCGAATAATTTCAAGTACGTGTATACGATAGTATTCAAAAACAGCCCAAAACCCAAAACCCACTGCTCATCCCGCCAGTCGCTGGTGGGCAGTTGCGCCACCATAATCCGGCTGGATGGAGACTGGTAGGACATCCAGGTCAGGGCCTTTTCTGCTGTTTCTTCTAAAAAGTCAGCTTCGCCTGTAACATCACGGAATATCTGTAGGGCCATGAGAAACAAGGGCGTTGTATCACTGGCACCGCATTCTTCGGGATCATGAACAATGGAGGGGATATGACCAAGCCGTGTCTGATGTTTTGCCAGAACCTGAAAAACATGTCGCAGGGAATTAATTAATGTTTCATTCCCAGTGACCAGAATCCCAAGGCCTGCAATCATCAGATCCCTTGTATAGGGTTCGGGATAGCCCCATCCTGCGGTTCTGGGTAGGTTGAAAAACGGCCCTTTGCTGTTATGCATCAACACTTCAAGTGCCGCCTTTTTTGCTTTTTCTATCAATACAGCCATTTTTTCTTCCATTAAGATATCCCCAGCCGGGTGGAAATGATTTCCACAGAGCGCTTGGCAACAACCTTATAATCAAACTGTTCAACCACTCTTTTTCTTGCAG contains:
- the glk gene encoding glucokinase, encoding MNHPVFLAADIGATKTNICLYTFPGRLVANSPLVQFRTADFSGIEALIPNFLSGRKVDLSFCVFGVPGPVYNGRAQITNLPWVLDEKKIQRDLNLTTVRLVNDLQATAYALPELKSKDIFTLSAGKKEGKGNKAIIAPGSGLGESFLIWDGVTYNSFASEGGHGDFAPNSKIECDLFAYLQKKYGHVSYERVCSGQGIYNIYRFFKDQKYEKEPIWLTKEFESAGKDPVPVIIKTALNTGKQCRICVKTITLFAAILGAEAGNLGLRMLARGGVYLGGGLPERVLSFLKEKAFLQAFYHKGRMSSLIKEIPLHVITTPKAGLIGAAHYGVAHFLPDCQKDKFTVVKAVPEVT
- the ltrA gene encoding group II intron reverse transcriptase/maturase, which gives rise to MGEAKSFDISKLAVWDAYIRVKRNDGGAGVDAVSLEMFEEDLENNLYKIWNRMSSGSYFPPPVRTVLIPKSGGTRTLGIPTVADRIAQMTVKLYLEPELEPVFDEDSYGYRPGKSALDALNATRSRCWQFDWVLDLDIKGFFDSIDHDLMMKAVCFHTNCKWIRLYIERWLKAPAQMQNGKQMARHLGTPQGGVISPLLANLFLHYAFDAWMRRTYPGVPFERYADDIVIHCKSEEQTLAIHRKLKKRMTACKLELHPEKTKIAYCKDANRPGNYDTVSFDFLGYTFRPRMSKNRWGKYFVNFSPAISRKAVVRIFGVIRDWQCNSRTPMDLEDLAEFANPAIQGWINYYGRFCPSALHNLMMHLNQKLVKWAMRKYKRFRFHEKRATHWLGRIAHREPGMFVHWRFGYKPSTGQ
- a CDS encoding glycoside hydrolase 100 family protein, with protein sequence MAVLIEKAKKAALEVLMHNSKGPFFNLPRTAGWGYPEPYTRDLMIAGLGILVTGNETLINSLRHVFQVLAKHQTRLGHIPSIVHDPEECGASDTTPLFLMALQIFRDVTGEADFLEETAEKALTWMSYQSPSSRIMVAQLPTSDWRDEQWVLGFGLFLNTIVYTYLKLFGLDDQAGVLKKRMTARLSIKEEDGKRDKEGGLRIKFKPYYALWSYKMYNSERFDLLGNSLAILSGIASPSRSLQIISWIEETCQKLRSNGDLAVDLPPNFFPYIHPGDDDWRHRYTKFNLPGDYHNGGIWPFVCGFYIAALTTAGRHKLAEKKFEALTRLIQPARIAKVNFGFNEWFKAQDGKPKGQDWQTWSAAMYLYAAECIKLKQTPFFDKIRAAAHGR